A window of the Methyloprofundus sp. genome harbors these coding sequences:
- a CDS encoding monovalent cation:H+ antiporter, CPA1 family, translating to MTLDVYLSVFTLMLLALGINILSLKTRIPYTVLLVIGGSLLVPLSEIDALSFVTSFQLTPELLFFVFLPILIFESAYNIKIRNIQENKFAISMLAIVGLLISTFFIGYVGQWAFQLLGFDIPLLVTLLFGAIISATDPVAVLSLFKEYGAPRRLTLIFEGESLFNDGTAFAIFLVFLEIMLHGFHGTTTVLQGLFAFITMIVGGGLFGLLMGLIFSKLIEWVKGHEHLEITLTLLVAHFTFLLAELISEKLVIGGHHIQLSSIIATLVSSIVMGNFGRYKMSAGVEDYMEKFWSYFAFLANSLVFILMGLLFASLSIALHVAILPILMMILVVAVARAISVYCSISIANLNHSEEDIPSNWQHLLSWGSLRGAMAVIMVMLIPDDLTLPNWNYEFSIKEFITAITIGSIYFTLIIKATTIGKVIRWLKIDTLLPHDQMSYFKSKALIYQSLNARTKELLEHHDISEAQYKTLTAEHQALYQLICQQCDEKNKDPSHVVENMLRIYTLALQKSELKEIYRRGEINENIYKKNLLILETQTERVEQDRPQLESLNTYLDSWIGHIKRTFASSTSLSETQELYLYYRTQYKLINKVIDELAQIQNSPLVEIFDDPIAVQNVEKIYQYLKDKTVQQMADEIKSNKDLVDDMNAQSAKALLGITRSDTLKDLHKHEIISSKLYLLLKKEMDDGSTQS from the coding sequence ATGACACTCGACGTTTATTTATCAGTTTTTACCTTAATGTTATTAGCTCTGGGAATAAACATTCTCTCTCTGAAAACACGTATTCCCTATACCGTTCTGTTAGTCATTGGTGGTTCATTACTGGTACCACTTTCTGAAATAGATGCGCTTTCATTTGTCACCAGTTTTCAGTTAACCCCAGAACTGTTATTTTTTGTTTTCCTACCTATCCTGATTTTCGAATCGGCCTACAATATCAAAATCCGCAATATTCAGGAAAATAAATTTGCTATTAGCATGTTAGCCATTGTGGGCTTACTTATTTCAACCTTTTTTATTGGTTATGTAGGCCAATGGGCATTCCAGCTACTGGGATTTGATATTCCACTGTTGGTCACTTTACTCTTTGGCGCTATCATTTCTGCAACTGACCCGGTGGCCGTATTATCTTTATTTAAAGAATACGGAGCCCCACGCCGTTTAACCTTAATCTTTGAAGGTGAAAGCCTGTTTAACGACGGAACGGCCTTTGCTATTTTCCTGGTCTTTCTGGAAATTATGCTACATGGTTTTCATGGTACGACAACAGTGCTACAGGGACTTTTTGCATTTATTACCATGATTGTGGGTGGCGGGCTATTTGGTTTATTGATGGGACTCATATTTTCCAAACTCATTGAATGGGTCAAAGGTCATGAGCATCTTGAAATCACCCTGACTTTACTGGTTGCCCATTTCACCTTCTTGTTAGCGGAGTTGATCTCTGAAAAATTAGTCATCGGTGGTCATCACATCCAATTATCATCCATCATTGCCACACTGGTTTCTTCCATTGTTATGGGTAATTTCGGACGCTATAAAATGTCTGCCGGCGTCGAAGACTATATGGAAAAATTCTGGAGTTATTTTGCCTTTTTAGCCAACTCCCTGGTCTTTATTCTAATGGGATTATTGTTTGCCAGCCTTTCTATTGCTTTACATGTTGCCATCCTACCTATTCTGATGATGATTTTAGTGGTCGCTGTCGCCAGGGCAATATCAGTGTATTGTTCAATAAGTATAGCCAACCTCAATCATTCCGAAGAAGACATTCCTTCAAACTGGCAGCACCTACTTTCCTGGGGGAGCTTACGCGGTGCTATGGCGGTCATTATGGTTATGCTAATCCCTGATGACTTAACGTTGCCTAACTGGAATTACGAATTTTCAATCAAAGAATTTATTACCGCCATTACGATTGGTAGTATTTATTTCACCTTAATCATTAAAGCAACCACGATAGGCAAAGTCATACGCTGGCTAAAAATTGATACCCTGTTACCTCATGATCAAATGAGCTACTTTAAAAGCAAAGCACTCATTTACCAAAGCTTGAATGCTAGAACCAAAGAGCTTCTTGAGCATCATGATATCAGTGAAGCACAGTACAAAACATTGACAGCCGAACACCAGGCTCTCTACCAACTTATCTGTCAGCAATGTGATGAAAAAAACAAAGACCCAAGCCATGTGGTTGAAAATATGTTGCGTATATACACCTTGGCTCTACAGAAAAGCGAATTAAAAGAAATATATAGACGCGGTGAAATCAATGAAAATATCTACAAAAAGAATTTATTGATTTTAGAAACTCAAACAGAGCGGGTTGAACAGGATCGACCACAATTAGAGTCACTCAATACTTATTTAGATTCGTGGATAGGTCATATCAAACGTACTTTTGCGTCATCTACAAGCTTAAGTGAAACACAAGAGCTTTACCTTTATTACCGAACACAATATAAGCTGATTAACAAAGTCATTGATGAGTTGGCCCAAATACAAAACTCACCTTTAGTCGAAATTTTCGATGACCCCATTGCTGTTCAAAATGTCGAAAAAATTTATCAATACTTAAAAGATAAAACCGTGCAGCAAATGGCAGATGAAATCAAATCGAATAAAGACCTTGTCGATGATATGAATGCACAATCAGCAAAAGCGTTGCTAGGCATTACTAGGTCGGACACCCTAAAAGACTTACATAAGCATGAAATTATCTCCAGTAAATTATATCTGCTGCTTAAAAAGGAAATGGATGATGGATCAACTCAGTCTTAG
- a CDS encoding P-type Cu+ transporter yields MQKSDYKAYFDKIDAELLKISPRKDIMLLRVIASIIPVICFGLDALYGMPVLYWIGIPFYLFCLGIYLESFLKAVLLMHKVSAELLIVLVMVVTLIDGEPLSGAMVAWFIGLGLYISFSIIRKNREKIENLIQEGKKTAKVIVGDEIKEIPISEVQKDDLIIVPKGVMIAVDGKIIEGESSIDESFVTGEPFPVYKKTGESVTSGTLNLTNPLQVKAEKKGDDSFMAVIAQEIEASLSKKSDMQKRADTTVQILLLSVTAYAFLLLFVTGDLHLMATALAVMCPCAWALATPTAFAANIGRLASSNILARGGEALENMQDIKTLILDKTGTVTLAEPEVSEVIEVNMPQQELLELAASVESRFDHPISRSIIDYAKTQGVTHFRSVEKAEDLPGRGIKAVIENQDILIGSEETLLNQGCELPDIDYSGRAIWIAVDGNVKGIIVIRDIMLEEMRNLADTIHSFGIEKVILATGDNEEQEAKRVAEYINADEYYFNSTPEDKTALVKKYQAYGKVAMVGDGVNDAPALAAANVGIAIGGHKNVNLAITSSDIVILGNDTKDLITILQLSQKMGGIIQQNYAWAMGFNSVGLALATFGFLNPIFAAFLHHISSVFVVTNAGRLYFTYIENSFAQPFFKIMDDWAKDKTAKSVQKLP; encoded by the coding sequence ATGCAAAAATCAGACTACAAAGCTTATTTTGATAAAATCGATGCTGAACTACTGAAAATCAGCCCACGTAAGGACATTATGTTATTGCGCGTTATTGCTTCTATAATCCCGGTAATCTGTTTTGGCTTGGATGCGCTTTACGGAATGCCTGTACTCTACTGGATAGGCATTCCTTTTTATCTTTTTTGTCTGGGGATATACCTGGAAAGCTTTTTAAAAGCTGTACTGTTAATGCACAAAGTTTCTGCTGAACTATTAATTGTGTTAGTTATGGTTGTCACATTGATAGACGGAGAACCTTTAAGTGGGGCGATGGTAGCCTGGTTTATCGGTCTGGGTCTATATATTTCATTCTCCATTATCAGAAAAAACCGCGAAAAAATAGAAAACCTGATACAGGAAGGTAAAAAAACAGCCAAGGTCATAGTCGGTGATGAAATTAAAGAAATACCGATAAGTGAAGTACAAAAAGATGACCTTATTATTGTACCTAAAGGTGTCATGATTGCCGTCGACGGTAAAATAATCGAGGGAGAATCATCAATTGATGAGTCTTTTGTTACTGGTGAACCTTTTCCAGTCTATAAAAAAACAGGGGAAAGTGTCACTTCTGGAACCTTAAACTTAACAAACCCTCTGCAGGTCAAGGCAGAAAAAAAGGGTGATGATTCGTTTATGGCAGTCATAGCTCAGGAAATTGAAGCCAGTCTATCAAAAAAATCAGATATGCAAAAGCGTGCTGATACTACGGTACAGATTCTCTTACTGTCAGTCACAGCCTATGCCTTCTTGTTATTATTTGTAACGGGTGACTTGCATTTAATGGCGACAGCATTAGCCGTCATGTGTCCGTGCGCCTGGGCCTTAGCTACACCGACTGCATTTGCCGCCAATATTGGTCGGCTGGCTAGTTCCAATATACTCGCGCGAGGCGGTGAAGCGCTGGAAAATATGCAGGATATTAAAACTCTGATTCTGGATAAAACGGGTACGGTTACGCTGGCAGAACCTGAGGTTAGTGAAGTTATTGAGGTTAATATGCCGCAACAGGAACTGCTGGAGTTAGCTGCTTCAGTTGAATCCCGTTTTGATCATCCTATTTCTCGTTCGATCATAGACTATGCTAAAACACAGGGAGTCACTCACTTTCGCTCGGTTGAAAAGGCGGAAGACCTTCCTGGTCGTGGAATCAAAGCTGTTATCGAAAACCAGGATATTCTGATCGGTAGTGAAGAAACACTGCTAAATCAAGGTTGTGAATTACCGGATATAGATTATTCGGGGCGTGCAATTTGGATAGCGGTTGATGGTAATGTCAAAGGGATCATCGTTATTCGCGACATCATGTTGGAGGAAATGCGTAATCTAGCCGACACTATCCATAGCTTTGGAATAGAAAAAGTCATTCTTGCTACGGGTGATAATGAAGAACAGGAAGCTAAACGTGTCGCTGAATATATCAATGCGGACGAATATTATTTTAATAGCACACCTGAAGATAAAACAGCGCTGGTTAAAAAATATCAGGCTTATGGAAAAGTTGCCATGGTCGGTGATGGTGTTAATGATGCACCCGCTTTAGCGGCAGCGAATGTAGGTATTGCTATCGGCGGGCATAAGAATGTTAATCTTGCGATTACTTCATCCGATATTGTGATACTCGGTAATGATACAAAAGATTTAATAACAATATTACAACTTAGCCAAAAAATGGGTGGGATTATCCAGCAAAATTATGCCTGGGCTATGGGCTTTAATAGTGTCGGCCTGGCACTGGCGACATTTGGTTTTCTTAATCCAATTTTCGCTGCTTTTCTACATCACATTAGTTCAGTTTTCGTGGTGACTAATGCCGGACGCTTGTACTTTACTTATATCGAAAATTCATTTGCTCAGCCATTTTTCAAGATAATGGATGACTGGGCGAAAGATAAAACTGCAAAATCTGTTCAAAAATTGCCTTAG
- a CDS encoding Ca2+/H+ antiporter, TMEM165/GDT1 family, protein MDLSKVGYSFLIVLALTLNISFFLGTYKAVEYHHFPYLLVATCIINTASVYFNIKRNSNNTERRVFRGRELSLASGLVASLQLWLALIELILSATFDLNEPILFGVTSLAGGALVANIITTCIVVLDTLFHGEN, encoded by the coding sequence ATGGATTTATCAAAAGTTGGATATAGTTTTCTCATTGTATTAGCATTAACGCTTAACATTAGTTTCTTTTTAGGTACCTATAAAGCTGTCGAGTATCATCATTTCCCTTATCTACTTGTAGCAACCTGCATCATCAATACAGCTAGCGTTTATTTTAATATTAAGCGTAATAGTAATAATACAGAAAGGCGTGTATTTAGAGGGAGGGAGCTTTCATTAGCCTCTGGACTGGTTGCATCACTACAATTATGGCTAGCACTCATCGAATTAATCTTATCGGCGACTTTTGACCTAAACGAGCCTATACTTTTCGGCGTAACTTCACTGGCTGGTGGAGCATTAGTTGCTAATATAATTACAACCTGTATTGTAGTTTTAGATACATTATTCCATGGCGAAAATTGA
- a CDS encoding ferrous iron transport protein B has product MKISLKDMNVGDTGRVIGFDKSFLPYRQKMLTMGLTPGTEFTVIRIAPLGDPVEIRVRGTDLSLRQNEVSAIQIEQLQHRLETQEADLFKEELTVAVIGNPNCGKTTLFNGLTGSKQHVGNWAGVTVEQKTGEYRYDNKTIKLVDLPGIYSLDVNEHSTSLDEKVARDFILSQQADLIINIIDTTHLEHNLYLTTQLLEMCIPMVVVLNNMDDVTGRDIKIDSDEIARRLKCPLVSLVATQAQDLNALKSSINQLVETKALSSTPVKYSEEIEAAINQLTPLLEKQLYNKTINPRWIAVQLLGKDDFALSLADATLRQASDRIYQDIQAKTGEEADILIADTRYSFINTLARDTLTQQSEIGKKLSDTIDKVVLNRFLSIPIFFGIMYLMFTFTIKLGRAFKPFFKDLTQAIFIDGTKYLLNLLDSPQWLISLLADGVGTGILHVMAFVPILWFLYLFIAVLEESGYMARATFVMDRFMRTLGLPGKAFVPLMLGFGCNVPAMMATRTLERQRDRLLNILLNPFMTCGGRLVVFALFADAFFPENGGLVIFSLYMIGIAFAFLTAVLLKHTFLKEEFSLMVTEIPSYHVPKLKNVWISSWVRVKAFIFRVGKIIITMVLVLHILSSWGTDGTFKQNNIQHSVLGVIGQAVTPLLKPMGIDQQNWPATVAVFTGVLHKAVVISTLKTIYSESDHGGQQQKIKSYNLWVAIKNSFMTIPMGLKKMFGINAQVKQNASTNPFFTALHNNFHGQVGIYAYMLFVLLYFPCIATTSSAYKESGFAWTTFMWFWATGLAYLIATLFYQLATFNQHPGATISWVIACFIVLLSVVLGFRYWRPRDPTDSLEKQI; this is encoded by the coding sequence GTGAAGATTAGTTTGAAAGATATGAATGTTGGCGACACTGGTCGTGTTATAGGGTTTGACAAAAGTTTTCTACCCTATCGCCAAAAGATGCTGACAATGGGGCTGACACCAGGCACAGAATTTACTGTTATCCGCATTGCTCCTTTGGGTGACCCAGTTGAGATTAGGGTGCGCGGAACTGACCTGAGTTTGCGCCAAAATGAAGTCTCTGCAATACAAATAGAACAATTGCAGCATCGGCTTGAAACGCAGGAAGCAGATTTATTCAAAGAGGAACTGACAGTTGCGGTGATCGGTAACCCCAATTGCGGTAAAACCACCTTATTTAACGGCCTAACAGGCTCTAAACAACATGTTGGCAACTGGGCTGGGGTGACAGTCGAACAGAAAACCGGAGAATATCGTTACGATAATAAAACTATCAAGCTCGTAGACTTACCTGGTATCTATAGCCTTGATGTCAATGAACACTCAACTTCACTGGATGAAAAAGTAGCCAGAGACTTTATTCTGTCGCAACAGGCCGACTTGATTATCAATATCATTGATACTACCCATCTTGAGCATAATCTTTATCTCACCACGCAATTGTTGGAAATGTGTATCCCTATGGTTGTTGTACTCAATAATATGGATGATGTAACAGGTCGGGACATTAAAATTGACAGCGATGAAATCGCTCGACGCCTGAAGTGTCCACTGGTTTCTTTAGTAGCAACACAAGCGCAGGATTTGAATGCACTCAAATCAAGCATCAACCAATTAGTAGAAACAAAAGCGCTATCTTCTACGCCCGTTAAATACTCGGAAGAAATTGAAGCCGCTATTAATCAATTAACGCCATTACTTGAAAAACAATTATACAATAAAACAATTAATCCTCGATGGATAGCAGTCCAGTTACTGGGAAAAGATGACTTTGCCTTAAGCCTGGCGGATGCAACGTTACGCCAGGCCAGCGATAGAATATATCAGGATATCCAGGCTAAAACAGGGGAAGAAGCAGATATATTAATAGCGGATACTCGCTATAGTTTTATCAACACGCTAGCTAGGGATACCTTGACACAACAATCGGAAATCGGAAAAAAATTATCCGATACCATTGACAAGGTTGTTTTGAACCGATTTTTAAGTATTCCAATCTTCTTTGGCATCATGTATTTGATGTTTACCTTTACCATTAAATTGGGTAGAGCTTTTAAACCCTTCTTTAAGGATTTAACACAAGCCATCTTTATTGATGGTACGAAATATCTCCTTAACCTATTAGACAGTCCGCAATGGCTGATTTCTTTGCTCGCTGATGGTGTAGGTACCGGTATTTTACACGTCATGGCGTTTGTGCCCATTCTATGGTTTTTATATCTGTTCATTGCGGTATTGGAAGAATCCGGCTACATGGCACGTGCAACCTTTGTCATGGATCGTTTTATGCGTACATTAGGTCTGCCAGGAAAAGCATTTGTCCCTTTGATGTTAGGCTTTGGATGTAATGTACCCGCAATGATGGCAACCCGAACGCTGGAGCGTCAACGTGACCGTTTATTAAATATTCTGTTAAACCCTTTTATGACCTGTGGAGGGCGTCTGGTTGTCTTTGCCTTATTTGCCGACGCCTTCTTTCCTGAAAATGGTGGTTTGGTTATTTTTAGTCTTTATATGATAGGCATTGCGTTTGCTTTTTTAACTGCCGTGCTATTGAAACATACGTTTTTGAAAGAAGAGTTTTCACTTATGGTGACAGAAATTCCCAGTTACCATGTACCAAAACTTAAAAATGTCTGGATAAGCAGCTGGGTTCGCGTTAAGGCATTTATCTTCAGAGTCGGGAAAATTATTATCACTATGGTGCTGGTTTTACATATTCTGAGCAGCTGGGGAACTGATGGAACATTCAAACAAAATAATATACAACATTCGGTACTTGGTGTTATTGGACAGGCGGTGACACCGTTGTTAAAACCGATGGGCATAGATCAGCAAAACTGGCCAGCAACCGTGGCTGTTTTTACGGGTGTTTTACATAAAGCAGTCGTTATCAGCACCTTAAAAACAATCTACTCAGAATCTGATCATGGTGGACAACAACAAAAAATAAAAAGCTATAATTTATGGGTAGCTATAAAAAATTCATTTATGACCATTCCCATGGGACTTAAAAAAATGTTTGGCATCAATGCGCAGGTCAAACAAAACGCATCAACAAATCCTTTTTTTACCGCCTTGCATAATAATTTTCATGGGCAAGTGGGTATCTATGCCTATATGTTATTTGTACTACTTTATTTCCCCTGCATAGCCACCACCTCATCGGCTTATAAGGAATCCGGTTTTGCATGGACTACTTTTATGTGGTTCTGGGCAACAGGTTTAGCTTATCTAATCGCCACCTTGTTTTATCAACTGGCAACTTTTAACCAACATCCGGGGGCAACAATAAGCTGGGTCATAGCTTGTTTTATTGTGCTGCTATCAGTGGTATTGGGGTTTCGCTATTGGAGACCTCGTGACCCGACAGACTCACTTGAAAAACAAATTTGA
- a CDS encoding blue copper oxidase: protein MNNNVNIQRRKLLKLAGAGAAATAAITTFPGLLNAKTMRVGSHPSLDFNPDVEINLTGEVKYVSIFSGPRTRVWKVTGEVLKGDKSAITNDEESYLAPTIRLHKGQKVRIYLKNELPSSTILHWHGLHVPAKMDGNPMYAIGNGETFVYEFEILNRAGTYWYHAHTHNLTAKHVYSGLAGFFIVSDDEEQALKLPSGEFDVPLVIQDRNFDQQNQLKYGGGMMMKMHGFLGEQILVNGTPQFKLPVATRAYRLRLLNGSNSRIYKLAWDDGTPFKVIGTDGGLLERPETLPYITLAPAERREIWVDFSDKAIGTELTLRSAEFSSGGMGMMGSMGGGMRGGRGGEMMGGMGEGQSHGGEDFAVLTVRVNKKASSNDVLPKRLTKINTLRLADAANPQTPRRITLSMRHMSALLNGRSYKMDDIREDEIVPVNTLQLMEFDNGFHHGMGGGMMGMPHPMHLHGEQFQVIKREVRNKYGKGYTSISEGFLDKGWKDTVLVMPGEKVTLLKPFNDYTGIFMYHCHNLEHEDMGMMRDLLVK from the coding sequence ATGAACAATAACGTAAATATTCAGCGTCGCAAACTTTTAAAACTTGCTGGTGCAGGTGCTGCTGCAACAGCTGCAATAACTACATTTCCTGGTCTATTAAATGCCAAAACGATGAGAGTGGGAAGCCACCCCTCGCTTGATTTTAACCCAGATGTAGAAATTAACCTGACGGGAGAAGTTAAATATGTTTCGATTTTTAGTGGCCCTAGAACTCGTGTCTGGAAAGTAACTGGTGAAGTATTAAAGGGTGATAAAAGCGCTATTACTAATGATGAAGAGAGTTACCTTGCCCCCACTATTCGTTTACATAAAGGTCAGAAAGTTCGTATCTATCTAAAGAATGAACTGCCTTCCTCAACTATATTACATTGGCATGGCTTACACGTACCCGCCAAAATGGATGGTAACCCCATGTATGCAATAGGTAATGGAGAAACCTTTGTTTATGAATTTGAAATACTCAATAGAGCAGGGACTTATTGGTATCATGCGCATACCCATAATCTAACTGCTAAGCATGTTTATTCAGGACTTGCAGGATTTTTTATTGTCAGCGATGATGAGGAGCAGGCACTTAAATTACCCAGCGGGGAATTTGATGTCCCTTTAGTCATCCAAGATCGTAATTTTGATCAGCAAAACCAGCTTAAATATGGTGGTGGTATGATGATGAAGATGCATGGGTTTTTAGGGGAGCAAATTCTGGTGAATGGTACACCACAGTTTAAATTACCTGTCGCTACGCGTGCTTACCGATTGCGTTTGTTAAATGGTTCTAACTCACGTATTTATAAACTGGCCTGGGATGATGGTACACCCTTTAAGGTAATTGGTACTGATGGTGGACTTTTAGAGCGTCCTGAAACGCTTCCTTATATAACGCTTGCGCCAGCAGAACGACGAGAAATCTGGGTTGATTTTAGTGATAAGGCAATAGGTACTGAATTAACATTACGCAGCGCAGAATTTTCCTCTGGTGGTATGGGTATGATGGGCAGCATGGGTGGCGGTATGCGTGGTGGTCGTGGTGGTGAAATGATGGGAGGCATGGGAGAAGGGCAATCTCACGGCGGAGAAGATTTTGCTGTGCTTACAGTTCGTGTGAATAAAAAAGCTTCCAGTAATGACGTTTTACCGAAACGGTTGACTAAGATAAATACATTACGTTTAGCAGATGCCGCAAACCCTCAGACACCTCGGCGTATCACTTTATCCATGCGCCATATGTCTGCATTGCTTAATGGACGCTCGTATAAAATGGATGATATCAGGGAAGACGAGATTGTTCCTGTTAATACTTTGCAATTAATGGAATTCGATAATGGCTTTCATCATGGTATGGGTGGCGGGATGATGGGCATGCCACATCCTATGCATTTGCATGGAGAGCAATTTCAGGTTATCAAACGTGAAGTGAGAAATAAATATGGAAAGGGGTATACTTCAATTTCTGAAGGTTTTCTGGATAAAGGCTGGAAAGATACCGTGTTAGTTATGCCGGGTGAAAAAGTCACATTATTAAAACCTTTCAATGACTATACAGGTATTTTTATGTATCACTGTCATAATCTGGAGCATGAAGATATGGGTATGATGCGTGATCTATTGGTGAAATAG
- a CDS encoding transposase, IS66 family: MTAVVMRPSLSLTEVYLYRQPVDFRKSHRGLSAIVECELGHNPFEGHLYAFTNKRRNKIKCLFWEDNGFVLYYKSLAEEKFKWPKGDEETLTLTGQQLNWLLDGFDISAMQGHKKLQYESVF, from the coding sequence ATGACGGCTGTTGTCATGCGTCCCTCTCTGTCTTTAACGGAGGTGTACCTGTATCGGCAACCCGTTGATTTTCGCAAGTCGCATCGAGGGCTATCGGCTATTGTTGAGTGCGAGTTAGGGCATAATCCTTTTGAAGGGCATTTGTATGCCTTTACCAATAAACGGCGGAACAAGATCAAATGTTTGTTCTGGGAAGATAATGGTTTTGTACTGTATTACAAGTCATTGGCAGAAGAAAAATTCAAGTGGCCCAAAGGTGATGAGGAGACGCTCACTTTAACGGGACAACAGTTGAATTGGTTACTTGACGGCTTTGATATCAGCGCAATGCAAGGCCATAAAAAACTCCAATATGAGTCTGTTTTTTAA
- a CDS encoding N5-(carboxyethyl)ornithine synthase: MNKLTMGVIGTSKKEDERRYPIHPEHLPRIPEKLRRQLIFEEGYGAPFGISDSEISALTGGIATRHELLADIGKVIINKPVLADLQELREGGTLWGYVHCVQQRDITQAAIDRKQTLIAFEDMFIWSPDGHMGRHTFYKNNEMAGYCAVIHALQLKGIDGHYGNQRKTIIFGFGAVSRGAIYALKAHGFRDITICIQRPDHEVREEVLDCKYVRIRAGNEGEARMMVVEHDGTVRPLTDKISEADIIVNGTFQNTENPTDFVTEAESSCLKPNSLIIDVSCDEGMGFFFAKPTTFKNPMFKYETIDYYAVDHTPSYLWESATRSISAALIVYLPTVLAGRDSWQKNETIRRAINIDGGVIQNDSILSFQNRELDYPHAYLNPIENAVSNKVDT; this comes from the coding sequence ATGAATAAATTAACAATGGGAGTTATTGGGACTTCAAAAAAAGAAGATGAGCGACGCTATCCTATCCATCCAGAACATTTACCACGTATTCCTGAAAAACTTCGCCGCCAGCTGATATTTGAAGAGGGTTATGGAGCGCCATTTGGTATCTCAGACTCGGAAATTTCTGCTCTGACAGGTGGCATTGCCACACGCCACGAATTATTGGCAGATATTGGCAAAGTTATTATTAACAAGCCCGTCTTAGCTGATTTACAGGAACTTCGTGAAGGAGGAACACTTTGGGGCTATGTGCATTGTGTGCAACAACGAGACATTACCCAAGCGGCTATTGATCGTAAGCAGACACTTATTGCCTTTGAAGATATGTTTATTTGGTCTCCTGACGGTCATATGGGTCGCCACACATTCTATAAGAATAATGAAATGGCTGGCTATTGCGCAGTAATACATGCCTTGCAACTTAAAGGGATCGATGGGCATTACGGTAATCAACGCAAAACAATCATTTTTGGTTTTGGTGCGGTCAGCCGTGGTGCGATATACGCTCTCAAGGCGCATGGTTTTAGAGATATCACCATCTGCATTCAACGCCCCGACCACGAGGTACGTGAAGAGGTGCTTGATTGTAAATATGTCAGGATTCGGGCGGGTAATGAGGGCGAGGCACGAATGATGGTGGTGGAACACGATGGAACTGTGCGGCCGCTGACTGATAAGATCAGTGAAGCAGATATCATCGTAAACGGAACCTTTCAAAATACGGAAAATCCTACCGACTTCGTAACCGAAGCGGAAAGTTCATGCCTCAAGCCCAACAGCCTGATTATTGATGTCAGTTGCGACGAGGGTATGGGATTCTTTTTTGCCAAACCGACCACATTCAAGAATCCGATGTTTAAATATGAAACCATCGATTATTACGCCGTGGATCACACACCTAGCTACCTCTGGGAAAGTGCAACACGATCAATTTCTGCCGCTCTGATTGTTTATTTACCGACTGTATTGGCGGGCCGTGATAGTTGGCAGAAAAATGAGACTATTCGACGGGCGATCAATATTGATGGTGGCGTGATTCAGAATGACTCTATTCTGTCGTTTCAAAATCGTGAGCTGGACTACCCCCATGCGTACTTAAATCCGATTGAAAATGCTGTCTCTAATAAGGTTGATACTTAA
- a CDS encoding CRP/FNR family transcriptional regulator, dissimilatory nitrate respiration regulator — MKNNTLDNNILRLMPAEEHKKMLETGRNIDLSKGEVLFHYGDSASVFYLIKSGKIKLHRTSATGREKVFKTCSKDDSIAVMLMFIPNSTYPMTAQAEQDSELIAVNKKSLLDLATHSPQLAELLLGCMGRHMLHLINTVDKLSHPDAGQRLIIHLAELYQAQKNSELFITLPDTKLVLASQLGMQPETLSRLFRKFKEENLLLEKNHKVYFPDFDKLCHSVNLTPNIFKDKN, encoded by the coding sequence ATGAAAAATAATACCTTAGATAATAATATTCTGCGGCTGATGCCTGCTGAGGAACATAAAAAAATGCTTGAAACCGGACGAAATATAGACCTATCCAAAGGAGAGGTGTTGTTTCACTATGGTGATTCCGCATCTGTTTTTTATTTAATAAAATCTGGAAAAATAAAGCTACACCGCACATCTGCTACAGGTAGGGAAAAAGTTTTTAAGACTTGTAGTAAAGACGACTCAATTGCTGTCATGCTGATGTTTATTCCTAACAGCACCTATCCTATGACCGCTCAGGCAGAACAAGATAGTGAGCTTATCGCAGTCAATAAAAAGAGTCTACTTGATTTGGCTACTCATTCACCTCAACTGGCAGAACTTTTGCTTGGCTGTATGGGGCGTCATATGCTGCATCTAATAAATACTGTTGATAAATTATCCCATCCAGATGCTGGGCAACGTTTAATTATACATTTAGCAGAGCTTTATCAAGCTCAGAAAAATTCCGAATTGTTTATAACATTACCAGATACAAAACTGGTATTGGCCTCACAATTAGGTATGCAGCCAGAAACCCTCTCTCGTTTGTTCCGAAAATTTAAAGAAGAAAACTTATTGCTTGAAAAGAATCATAAAGTGTATTTTCCAGATTTTGATAAACTCTGTCATTCAGTTAATCTGACGCCTAATATTTTTAAAGATAAAAATTAA